GGCCGAGCGCGGCGAGCTGGCGGGCCATCTCGGCGCCCAGGCCGCTGCTGGCGCCGGTGATGAGGATGGTCGACATGGCGGGTCTCCTGATGAGTTCAGCGGTAGGTGAGCAGGTCGGGGGAGCCGTCGGCGAAGAGGTGGTCGTGGGCGTTGAAGGACACGAGCGTGGTGCCGCTCGCGCCGCACACGACGGTGGAGACGCCGGTGTTGACCGACACCGGGTTGAGCCGTAGCCACAGGTCGGTGCGGGCGCGGTCGTCGTCGGCCAGCAGGGACGCGGCCGCCCACGCGACGGGGCCGCCGCTGGTCAGCACGACCGCGGTGCCGCTGCGGGGCAGCGCGGCGACGAGCCGGTCGAGGGCGGCCTCCACGCGCGAGGTGAAGGCACTGAACGACTCGTCGTAGGCGTCGTCGTGGGCGCCGGAGGTCCAGCGCAGCGTGGCCTCGGTGAACCAGCGCTGGAAGGCGGCCTTCTCCGACTCGCCCTCCACCGTCGTGGGTTGGTCGTGCACCGCGAGCACCTGGACGTGGTCGAACTCGTTCCACCCCGCGTCGACGTCCACGCCGGTGCCCCAGCCCGCACCCTCGAGGACGTCGGCGGCGGTCTGGGCGTGCCGCTTCATCTCCCCGGCCACCACGACGTCGGCGGCCACGCCGCGTGCTGCCAGCGCGGCACCGAGCACGCGCGACTGCTCGTGCCCGGTCGGCGACAGGTTGTCGTAGTCGTCGGCGCCGAAGGATGCCTGCCCGTGCCGCACCAGGAGAATGCGGCTCACCGGGCGATCAGCCCGTCGAGCCGGCGCCCGATGATCTGCACGGCCGGTCCGAAGAGGGCGTACATCTCGTTGGTCGTCTGGCCGTGGAAGTAGCGGTAGTAGATCTGCTGGGCGATCACCGCCATCCGGAAGAGCCCGAACACCTCGTAGAAGCGCCACTGCTCGGGGCTGACCGACCGCCCGGTGCGCTCGGCGTACGCCGCCACGAACTCGTCGCGGGTCAGCATGCCGGGCAGGTGCGTGGGCACACGCCGCATCATCTGGAACTCCTCGGTGTCGTCGGCCTGGACCCAGTAGGCCATCGAGCCCGCGAGGTCCATCAGCGGGTCGCCGAGGGTCGCCATCTCCCAGTCCAGCACCCCCACGACGCGCGTGACGTCGTCGGCGCCGAGCACGAGGTTGTCGAGCTTGAAGTCGTTGTGGATCACGCACGTGGCCACGTCGTCGGGCTGGTGCGCGTCGAGCCAGGCCATGACCTGCTCGAGGTCCGGCACGTCCTCGGTGCGGGCGTTGCGGTAGCGCGTCGACCAGCCCTCGACCTGGCGGCGGACATAGCCAGCGCCCTTGCCGAGGTCGGACAGCCCGGCGGCCTCGGGGTCGATCCCGTGGAGCTCGGCGAGCACGTCGACGGCGTCGAGGCAGAGCGCCCGTGCCTGCTCCGGCGACAGCGGCACGTCGGCCGGCCACTCGCCGCGCGGGATGACACCGGCGATGCGGTCCATGGCGTAGAAGTCGCCGCCGACCACGTCGGGGTCGTCGCAGAAGGCGACCATCGGGGCGACGTAGTCGAAGACCGGCGCCAGCGCCGACTGGATGACGTACTCGCGGTGCATGTCGTGCGCCCCCCTGGCCTTCGTGCCCTTCGGCGCGCGGCGGACGATGAGGTCGCGGCCCGAGGGGTAGCGCAGCAGGTAGGTCAGGTTGGAGGCCCCGCCGGTGAACTGCTGGACCGACGGCTCGCCGTCGAGGCCCTCCGGCGTCGCGGCGTGCTCGCGCAGCCACGCAGCCACGCGGGGCACGTCGAAGGCGTCCTCCTCGCGCACCTCGCGGGCGCCCGGCACCGCGCTCACGAGTCCGCCGCCTGGAGCTTCGCCGCCTGGTCGCGCATGACGGCGTCGTAGGCAGGGCGGTCGGCCCACTTGAGGAAGTAGGCCTGGCGCGCGGCCTCGTCCGGCACGATCACGTCCTCGCCCGCGTCCATCCCGGCCAGCACGGCCGCGGCGATCTCGTCGGCGGTGACCCGCGAGCGCTCCACCAGCCCGCCGACCACGCGGCCCACGAGCTCGTCGGAGCCCTGCATGGAGTCCATGAGGTTGGTGCGGAAGTAGGACGGGCACACCACGCTGGCGCGGATGCCGTACGCCGCCAGCTCGTGGCCGCAGGTCTCGGTGAAGGCGACCACCGCGGCCTTGGTGGCGTTGTAGGAGCCCATCCTGGCCGGGTGCACCAGGCCTGCGAGCGAGGCGACGTTGACCAGGTGGCCCGATCGCTGCTCCTTGAGCATCGGGGTGAACGTGCGGGTGCCGCGCACCAGGCCGAAGAGGTTGATGTCGGTGATCCACTGCCACTCCTCGAGCGTGCAGCGGTCGACCCGCCCGCCGCCGGCGACCCCGGCGTTGTTGACGAGCACGTCCAGACCGCCCCAGCGCGCGCGTACGGCGTCGAGGGCGGCGGCCCAGTCGTCGTCCGAGGTGATGTCGAGGACGAGGTCGATGCCGTCCACCGACACGCGATCGGTCGCCAGCACCTCGTCACCCTGGGCGCGGAAGGCAGTGACGAGCGCCGCGCCGAGACCGGACGCCGCGCCGGTGACCAGCACCCGCCTCACGAGGTGTGCTTCCCGAGCTCGATCTTGGCGATGACGTTGCGGTGCACCTCGTCGGGCCCGTCGGCCAGGCGCAGGGTCCGCGCGCCGACCCACGCCGCGGCGAGCGGGAAGTCGTCGGACATGCCCGCGCCACCGTGCAGCTGGATGGCCATGTCGATGACGTCGAGCGCCATGTTGGGCACCTCGACCTTGATCTCGCTGACCGCGGAGTAGGCCTCGCGGCTCATGCCCTGGTCGAGCAGCCACGCGGCGTGCATGACCAGCAGGCGGGACCGGTTGATCGCGATGCGGGCGTCGGCGATGCGCTCGCGGTTGCCACCGAGGTTGGCGATCGGCTTGCCGAAGGCGGTGCGCGACACCGCGCGGGCGCAGGCCAGCTCGAGGGCGCGCTCGGCGAGGCCGATGGCGCGCATGCAGTGGTGCACCCGGCCGGGACCGAGACG
This sequence is a window from Nocardioides sp. S5. Protein-coding genes within it:
- a CDS encoding histidine phosphatase family protein, yielding MSRILLVRHGQASFGADDYDNLSPTGHEQSRVLGAALAARGVAADVVVAGEMKRHAQTAADVLEGAGWGTGVDVDAGWNEFDHVQVLAVHDQPTTVEGESEKAAFQRWFTEATLRWTSGAHDDAYDESFSAFTSRVEAALDRLVAALPRSGTAVVLTSGGPVAWAAASLLADDDRARTDLWLRLNPVSVNTGVSTVVCGASGTTLVSFNAHDHLFADGSPDLLTYR
- a CDS encoding phosphotransferase family protein, which encodes MSAVPGAREVREEDAFDVPRVAAWLREHAATPEGLDGEPSVQQFTGGASNLTYLLRYPSGRDLIVRRAPKGTKARGAHDMHREYVIQSALAPVFDYVAPMVAFCDDPDVVGGDFYAMDRIAGVIPRGEWPADVPLSPEQARALCLDAVDVLAELHGIDPEAAGLSDLGKGAGYVRRQVEGWSTRYRNARTEDVPDLEQVMAWLDAHQPDDVATCVIHNDFKLDNLVLGADDVTRVVGVLDWEMATLGDPLMDLAGSMAYWVQADDTEEFQMMRRVPTHLPGMLTRDEFVAAYAERTGRSVSPEQWRFYEVFGLFRMAVIAQQIYYRYFHGQTTNEMYALFGPAVQIIGRRLDGLIAR
- a CDS encoding SDR family NAD(P)-dependent oxidoreductase; its protein translation is MRRVLVTGAASGLGAALVTAFRAQGDEVLATDRVSVDGIDLVLDITSDDDWAAALDAVRARWGGLDVLVNNAGVAGGGRVDRCTLEEWQWITDINLFGLVRGTRTFTPMLKEQRSGHLVNVASLAGLVHPARMGSYNATKAAVVAFTETCGHELAAYGIRASVVCPSYFRTNLMDSMQGSDELVGRVVGGLVERSRVTADEIAAAVLAGMDAGEDVIVPDEAARQAYFLKWADRPAYDAVMRDQAAKLQAADS